One Myripristis murdjan chromosome 18, fMyrMur1.1, whole genome shotgun sequence DNA window includes the following coding sequences:
- the LOC115376939 gene encoding uncharacterized protein LOC115376939: MLRRESDSHGLFSSGETSDNDCEMGASCGEVDAVCLCDSGPRTLHSEAHTPTPETLMCEHCGKNRVVITRYSEGYGTEEECVLSDPQRESDADADIEDTDCRLQEPGSLQRISSRRRKRPRIARQDTTESEDDGGRSHRSHRWNLRLSPHRAHSRTILEESVSQVRPLVICHPSVDGQKTSVEFSRGPKQLMSLWPSSLSLPLILLLSLPLSLSLVIVIMSFLLPWAST; encoded by the exons atgctGCGGAGGGAATCTGACTCCCACGGCCTCTTTTCCTCCGGAGAGACATCCGACAATGACTGTGAG atGGGGGCGAGTTGCGGAGAGGTAGATGCGGTGTGTCTGTGCGACTCGGGTCCCCGTACACTTCACTCAGAAGCACACACGCCTACGCCG GAAACACTGATGTGTGAACACTGTGGGAAAAACAGGGTCGTGATAACCAGATACTCTGAGGGATACGGCACAGAG GAGGAGTGTGTCTTGTCTGAtcctcagagagagagtgacgcGGACGCTGATATAGAGGATACAGACTGCAG ACTGCAGGAGCCAGGGTCTCTCCAGCGAATCAGCTCGCGCAGACGGAAGCGTCCACGGATAGCGCGGCAAGACACCACAGAGAGCGAGGATGATGGTGGGAGGAGCCACAGGTCCCATCGCTGGAACCTCAGGCTCAGCCCCCACAGGGCACACAGCAGGACCATACTGGAG GAGAGCGTATCACAAGTCAGGCCGCTGGTCATCTGCCATCCGAGCGTCGACGGGCAGAAAACCTCGGTCGAATTTTCCAGAGGCCCCAAACAGCTGATGTCTCTGTGGCCCTCGTCGCTCTCTCTTCCCCTgattctcctcctctcgctccctctctctctctccctcgtcatcgtcatcatgtCCTTCCTCCTGCCGTGGGCCAGCACTTGA
- the LOC115376219 gene encoding kelch-like protein 33: NLFFIIFIFGSLPHCCITRLKFCFHVCVHLCVSWGHSSSIKLDCILTKRSLPVEWEEWRREMEKKRRIFRERFRHLAYWVQLEETEEEGKEEGGHEKEVQDCQEKSQELQEDLTDADEGTELSTEEDMGSYEDVLKVYSDDRYPTDIFLTLKEFRDSSLLTDLTLSTDDGKDFNVHSLVLAAVSAHVQEALIERNWKRKQDKADMEVNSWSMFVGPEVDHVGLQAVLEFAYTGAILALNRETLAQIKAAAQKMGVLRVLDLCAEEEKKSLKNGEQKKGERISAAEQLKISIQSIRDLWMERKGCDVILKAIGASLHVHRVILAASSDYFRAMFTCGMRESHQSCVTLPFLLGSELEVLIGCSYSGNLPLTWGCIFEITGTSLQLQYEPALSLCLNFLQQEINPDSCLDVVSFAEAYGMVHLLEMAEDFVLRQFQKVSCTSKFKDLRAEHLLKYLNSKSLCVPSELVVFKAVVAWIQAKPTTRMMLAKELMKTIHFPLMTFKEFKEVQSLNMWSDRSLSKLFAKIFEDFCSNDTDPQNQCRVYLPKESLVLVGGEQISGDFSCRRISKELWFGNSLRNHTGIMKAMEWRQLGEMPEPPRLSHEVAVLKGLLYVIGGRKYYGINDILDSVYRYDPLQNSWERLADMREKRCSFSVVVLNGKLYAIGGDSQLNNVESVECYCPTANSWSFTRPLDMPLTGHAGCVLHEQIFVSGGLSSGYQCQSSMFSYHPEKGNTYLANMNKPRAHHCMESLGGHLYVAGGVTTDENMAMVDHLACEVYNPVADCWTAIMRLTAPHVGAGSAVLEGKFYVLGGYSQEDYSDTKLTHRYDPNLQQWENMGKMPGPNNDIRASVLFLPPHLRS, encoded by the exons aaccttttttttattatttttatttttggatctCTTCCACATTGTTGTATTACCCGTCTTAAATtttgtttccatgtgtgtgttcacctctgTGTTTCATGGGGCCATAGCAGTTCAATAAAACTAGATTGTATTTTGACAAAGAGAAGTTTGCCAGT AGAGTGGGAAGAATggaggagagaaatggagaagaaaaggaggataTTTAGAGAGAGGTTCAGACATTTAGCATATTGGGTGCAACTGGAGGAGACCgaggaagagggaaaagaagaag GTGGTCATGAGAAGGAGGTTCAAGATTGTCAAGAAAAGTCCCAAGAACTACAGGAAGACCTGACCGATGCTGATGAGGGAACAGAACTTTCAACAGAGGAGGACATGGGAAGTTATGAAGATGTGTTGAAGGTTTACAGTGATGACAGGTATCCCACAGACATATTCCTCACCTTAAAGGAATTCAGGGACTCTTCTCTCCTCACTGACCTAACTTTGAGCACTGACGATGGGAAGGACTTCAACGTACACTCCCTGGTCCTGGCTGCTGTCAGTGCTCATGTCCAGGAGGCACTGATAGAGAGAAACTGGAAAAGAAAGCAAGATAAAGCAGACATGGAAGTCAACAGCTGGTCAATGTTTGTGGGCCCTGAGGTGGATCATGTGGGGCTACAGGCAGTTCTGGAGTTTGCCTACACTGGAGCCATACTAGCTCTGAACAGAGAAACCTTGGCCCAGATAAAAGCTGCAGCTCAAAAAATGGGGGTCCTCAGGGTGTTAGATCTCTGtgctgaagaggagaaaaagtccCTGAAAAATGGAGAGCAGAAAAAGGGGGAGAGGATCTCTGCTGCAGAGCAGCTGAAGATCAGTATCCAGTCCATTAGAGATTTGTGGATGGAAAGAAAGGGCTGTGATGTCATTTTGAAGGCTATTGGGGCATCACTTCACG TCCACAGGGTGATCCTGGCTGCCAGCAGTGACTACTTCCGGGCCATGTTCACCTGTGGGATGAGGGAATCCCATCAGTCCTGTGTGACACTCCCCTTCCTGTTGGGTTCCGAGCTGGaggttctgattggctgctcctATAGCGGGAACCTCCCCCTCACCTGGGGGTGTATCTTCGAGATCACAGGAACCTCCCTTCAGCTCCAGTATGAGCCTGCCCTTTCATTGTGCTTGAACTTCCTGCAGCAGGAAATAAATCCCGACTCCTGCCTGGATGTGGTGTCTTTTGCAGAGGCCTACGGGATGGTGCATCTCCTCGAAATGGCTGAGGATTTTGTCCTACGGCAATTCCAAAAGGTGTCATGCACCTCGAAATTCAAGGACCTGAGAGCAGAACATCTGCTAAAGTACCTGAACAGTAAAtcgctctgtgttccctctgagcTTGTTGTATTCAAGGCGGTGGTGGCATGGATCCAAGCCAAGCCCACGACGAGGATGATGCTTGCAAAGGAACTGATGAAAACAATCCACTTTCCCCTGATGACTTTCAAAGAATTCAAGGAGGTTCAGTCTTTGAACATGTGGTCTGATCGCAGCTTGTCAAAACTTTTTGCCAAGATTTTTGAGGACTTCTGCTCAAATGACACTGATCCTCAAAATCAATGCAGGGTCTACCTGCCAAAAGAGAGTTTGGTCTTGGTTGGTGGGGAGCAGATCTCTGGAGACTTCAGCTGCCGCAGAATCAGCAAAGAACTGTGGTTTGGGAACTCCTTGAGAAATCATACCGGGATCATGAAGGCGATGGAGTGGAGGCAGCTGGGAGAGATGCCAGAGCCACCAAGGCTTAGCCATGAGGTAGCTGTGCTCAAAGGACTCTTGTACGTGATTGGAGGAAGAAAGTATTATGGCATCAATGACATACTGGATTCTGTTTACAG GTATGACCCCCTTCAGAACAGCTGGGAGAGACTGGCTGACATGCGGGAAAAAAGATGCTCTTTCTCTGTGGTTGTGCTGAATGGAAAGTTATATGCCATTGGTGGGGATTCTCAGCTTAACAATGTCGAAAGTGTTGAATGTTACTGCCCTACAGCAAACTCTTGGAG CTTTACCCGGCCCTTGGACATGCCTCTGACTGGGCACGCGGGTTGCGTTTTACATGAGCAGATCTTTGTCTCAGGAGGGCTGAGCAGTGGGTACCAGTGTCAGTCATCCATGTTTTCGTACCACCCAGAGAAGGGAAACACCTATCTGGCAAACATGAATAAACCTCGAGCCCATCACTGCATGGAGAGCCTGGGTGGCCATCTTTATGTTGCCGGGGGAGTGACCACAGATGAGAACATGGCTATGGTTGACCACCTGGCTTGTGAGGTGTACAACCCCGTGGCTGACTGCTGGACTGCCATCATGCGTCTGACCGCGCCTCATGTGGGAGCAGGATCTGCAGTTCTGGAGGGGAAGTTTTACGTGCTTGGAGGGTACAGCCAGGAGGACTACAGTGACACGAA
- the LOC115376579 gene encoding FH1/FH2 domain-containing protein 1 yields MKESDQTKDSPLTWDFEQSWASFPKLAQRLHLNTLDFTDLWDEEDLGLDSAEEDGSSSSNETSGCPQAPPAPPAPPPLPPPTPPLAPPLPSASPKSTTIKGRTLKLHWRELHNLPPLPKVTRFGAQTIWAGLEPVHLDTNRLEYLFESKGNSSTCNVVGGWRKQQPTVSVLGVKRSNIITIALSSLPPPRLLPAAIYSMDGSVLDREDVQRLQSLVPSEEELRLIQEAKAQSPRSPLAPAELCLLTLGEIPHLSSRLQLWAFALDYDTLEREIAEPLFHLKLAMEQLAASQTFRYILATVLAIGNFLNGCKARGFELSYLGKLSQVRDTHSRQPLLHHVCVLLLQLYPQSSDLYSDITAVTKASKCDYSLVQSNHTQLEALCKASWEQLQVLERAEEKRKGGKGDRRRGGEDKASAPEGSLRHTLPKFLKECEGRLKVLRAVHRRVINRFHSFLLFLGYSKAMVRDTKAEDFCKTVSNFSLEYRATRQAILQQRERERERQKGGEESPGPGTPGARRKRQQTPSQESDEQCRLEEVLRTPESTSRLDLTLPRNRRRMADIQGAFSRKLQW; encoded by the exons ATGAAGGAGTCCGACCAAACCAAGGATTCGCCCCTCACCTGGGATTTCGAACAATCTTGGGCTTCGTTCCCTAAACTCGCTCAGCGTCTCCACCTCAACACCTTGGATTTCACAGACCTCTGGGATGAGGAAGACCTGGGATTAGACAGTGCAGAGGAAGATGGATCCAGTTCCTCCAATGAAACGTCGGGATGTCCTCAAGCTCCTCCGGCCCCTCCAGCCCCTCCACCCCTGCCtccacccacccctccccttGCCCCACCCTTACCCTCTGCCTCCCCAAAGTCCACGACCATTAAAGGTCGCACTTTGAAGCTTCACTGGAGGGAACTGCACAATTTGCCCCCCTTGCCCAAGGTGACCCGCTTTGGGGCGCAGACTATTTGGGCTGGACTGGAGCCGGTCCACCTGGATACAAACCGACTGGAGTACCTGTTTGAGTCCAAAGGCAACAGCTCCACCTGTAATGTGGTTGGTGGGTGGCGG AAGCAGCAGCCGACAGTCTCGGTGTTAGGTGTGAAGCGGAGTAACATCATCACCATCGCCCTGAGCAGCCTTCCTCCTCCACGCCTCCTCCCTGCTGCTATCTACAGCATGGACGGCAGCGTGCTGGACAGGGAGGACGTTCAG CGGCTTCAGTCGCTGGTCCCAAGTGAGGAGGAACTTCGTCTGATCCAGGAAGCCAAGGCCCAGTCCCCTCGCTCCCCTCTGGCCCCGGCCGAGCTCTGCCTCCTCACTTTGGGAGAAATCCCCCACCTGAGCTCCAGGCTTCAGCTCTGGGCCTTTGCTCTGGACTATGACACTTTAGAGAGG GAGATCGCTGAACCTCTCTTCCACCTGAAGTTGGCCATGGAACAGCTGGCAGCCAGTCAGACCTTCAGATATATTCTTGCTACAGTTTTAGCTATTGGTAACTTTCTGAATGGATGTAAG GCCCGTGGATTTGAGCTGAGTTACCTGGGGAAGCTGTCCCAGGTGAGGGATACACACTCTCGCCAGCCCCTGCTGCACCACGTCtgtgtcctgctgctgcagctctacCCACAATCCTCAGACCTCTACTCTGACATCACCGCTGTCACCAAAGCAAGCAAG TGCGACTACTCCTTAGTCCAGTCCAACCACACCCAGCTTGAGGCTCTGTGCAAAGCATCATGGGAGCAGCTGCAGGTACTGGAGCGGgcggaggagaagaggaaaggaggaaagggtGACAGGAGACGAGGTGGAGAGGACAAGGCCTCGGCCCCGGAAGGCTCCCTGCGCCACACACTGCCCAAGTTCCTGAAGGAGTGTGAGGGCCGGCTGAAGGTCCTAAGGGCTGTCCATCGTCGAGTTATCAACAG gTTTCACTCCTTCCTGTTGTTCCTAGGCTACTCCAAAGCCATGGTGAGAGACACAAAGGCTGAGGACTTCTGCAAAACCGTTAGTAACTTTTCTCTGGAGTACAGGGCCACGCGGCAGGCCATCCTGCAGCAGAGGGAGCGGGAGAGGGAACGACAGaaaggtggagaggagagccCGGGCCCCGGCACCCCTGGAGCCCGAAGGAAACGCCAGCAGACTCCATCTCAG GAGAGTGACGAGCAGTGCAGGCTGGAGGAAGTGCTGAGGACACCTGAGTCCACCTCAAGACTGGATCTGACTCTGCCCCGAAACCGCAGGAGGATGGCCGACATCCAAG GTGCATTCTCACGGAAGTTGCAGTGGTGA